tcttcaccgtcaatttttttatttgatttgatgttgctggtagcactttagtcttatgactagttgtactgatccgaagtagtgggtttatattgaattttaaacccaTCTCAAGATccgtaacgtttaatatgtaacacaattgtcaatgcctcagcaaaattatcaatcggattatgatcttgatcaactaactgaacggttatcgaatcaatatttgttttattcaatttgtaatatattaaatttggtggtGACTGAATTACTTTCAACCCTGTCCTTtcacttgggaaaaactcataaatcgaatgactctgaagatggttgttgaatgatccttgagctatattacacattacttttatagaattaattgtgtttaaatttacagctttttccgatcgaagaatttcattgtgtggcttatatactcgtttttcaaaaccgaatacaggtgctatactatacggatgctcaaagtgtagtatcccattacattttatatacgatctgaaatcgttaggatcaactgtaatgtcgaatgttaaattggttaagtttttactattatagtcatctatttgcttcttaactcgttgcttaatatcttcaatttcataacaaccctcttccaatgtaataaaacatatcataggatcattattgttttcattctcagctacttgtatagaaaatttattattattatcattaatatttggaaacgaattaaatgactgtaaacataacaaagctatttctgagtcctcgtaaaggtttataggtggaaaataatttacagataatatggtagcattcccagttaaacttaaagtaactgactcatacattacaaaatctaagatataaatttaatgatgagatccgtgacgtttaatatgcagaacaactgttaacgtttcgttaaaattgtcaattggattattgttttggtcaactaactgaacagtaattgaattaatatctgttttgtttaatctgtaatatataaggtttaccggagattgaacaacctttgttcctcttctcccacttgggaaaaactcatatatcgaatggctttgaagttggttgttgaatgacccatgtgctatattacacattacttttatagaattaattgtgtttaaatttgcagCTTTATCCGATCGATGTTCTTCATGAAACGGTCCACAAACTTTCTTTCTATACCCAAaaacaggtgctatactatacggatgctcaaagtttagtattccattacattttatatacgttctAAAATCGACAGGATCAATACGTACACTGAATGTCAGCTTTGTTCCGTAGACTTTATTAACTTGAGATAACTCTTCtaccatatatttgttaatatcttctATGTCACGGCATTCGACtggtacaaaaaattgaatttttgctattctatctggaggaattgattttattctcagccggttattagttggatttataatatttggaaatgaattgcacgtttgcaaagataacaaagctatttctgaatccTCGTAAACATTTAGGGACGGAAaataattcgttgataatatagttgtatttccagtcaaacttaatgtaacagattcatacattgtaaaaattcaagacataaatgaccgcagttaaatgtattgaaatcttgatagttagaatagttgtatactattttaaactcatgaaaataatgttgtaattcaattggtggtggtaaatcaccaaagctatcgaaataaacaactttgtccttatttttataaaacgctacccaatgacttccgtcgcctgaagatatatccaagtttaatacaccacattcaatcgtatgcggttttttaggtaagttatcacgtgaaaagactccacggaaatgattgattttcaactttccgacatattttataatatcttgagacgaaagcggtctgttaggtagcgtgatcatcagtttttttttcttaacctatttttgtttgatttcaaaccactgcctttttttctttttgaattttgaacagcattatacacactagcacctccagacatcaaactaccaagtgccgacaatcctgcaaatataggtattaagggaaTTACACCTCCTGACTGCCTCGGTGCTAAAATCAGCCTTTTACCACCATTCTTTTTCtttgagattcttttttttttcgctgctagtatacaatttgtttttatagcacgtttccgtttgcaacccatacctatttttcttttagctttcattgcgtttgttactgcgtacgcaactaatttctcttttctaggtgtatcttttgctttaaatctctcccaagcacgattttctagcactttatcagctttatgtctatcgtctaaatttttactcgttgcatacacaatatcgtgatcacgacaagcagcatccaatgggtttattcctttatcaccacgatctagtctcttttttaattttgtaccaggGCCGCAATACTGATAGCCTGAAACATGGGCTTCGAACGGGAGACTATTTATAAGAGAGTTTACTAATCCTTTTCCAGTCTTGTCTGACTTACACTTGCGAGTTGAACACGCCATCTATAACtggctataaatttaaaaaatctagagtatttatatgaaaataatatgaatttgattgagcagaaagataaattagatgttataaatgtagatgttcaggtagtaaaaaaaccatcaagacaTGGTTCGTTATTACCCGATACTATACGTGCTATACTAGTTGGCCCCAGtggttcaggaaaaacaaatataatgtataatctgatcacacatgcaaacgggttaagatttgaaaatatttatttatactcaaaaacctctaatcaggaaaaatatgttttattgaaaaaaataatagatgatataaagggtgctaattttttcatatttacaagcgctgataaggttataaaaccaaacttaacCAAGAAAAATTCCATCATCATTTTTGACGATGTGATATGTGGTCCACAGTCCGTAATTAGAGAATACTTTAGTATGGGTAGACATTCGGgtgctagctctgtattttatttagcacagacatattctaaaataaccaaacagctagtaagagataacgcaaacttcttaataatactgaaacaagatgatacaaatttacgacatatattcaacgatcatttatctacagatatggatttctcagaatttcgcaaaatttctcatttatgttggaatcatagtgattatgggtttatggtcatcgataaaactcgggaaattaatgaaggaaggtatagatgtggttttcatacgttcattaaaataagataattttatatgcttatactcatatataaatataccgtcacAAAGTAATTATCTGCATAGTGTTATCGGTAGTCACACGATAcaggtatattacatttattatttacaatgaacaaagaaaaagtcttgttggaaaatttaataacatcaaaaaaaaatattaaacgaaaaataatggaaatgaaacgcggtgttatagattctgaaaactatttccgtgaagcatttaagccaataattgaaccattgagtacacatacaaaacaaaatgaaatatggaacacacagtcaactgagctagaaaataaatcagaaacctcatgtactagtgaagatgatgatgataacgaattaaattcaccatttgaaaattttttaaataaccgtcctaaatcaacacgttatgataaatcctgtggtttgcattatgataaagatagtgattcgtataaaataggaaaacacTCTGCAACTTTTAGTCACGGTAAATTATTgctgcttaataaatattataaatttacaccaggactatggtctttattatgtgagaaggaaccaaaaaaaacaactatagaagatatagaatcttattacaatattttgaaaacttctggagtCCATTTAAAAGCAGATGGAAAACCTAGAACCTCGAGGTACCATAAATGGATGACTGTTGTAAAACCGTTGTATGATCGAATGAAAATGGAGGAAAAACAGTTTAACGAAGaaatagctaaaattaatgagaatacaactcctcgaattagcttaaaatcatttaacaatactttaccttctactccttttgggttatttaacgctaaacgtagaaaaataacacaagaaattgaaccatttgattttaatcaatcagCAAGCAGTTTTTCACCTGCAGATCACATGTCTacagatatgattaattttacttcatcacctgatcctaagacaggcagaggtttatataaagatgtattacctcaaacacaattagtttattatgacgatccgaatgagctagtaactagattaaatcttctgtcatcatcacaaagtgttggtaatactggtgtcaataatgaaattatatctattttagaagaactgcgtgagagaaatattatagtataatgacaACCTTAGAGAGTATAGCTAACGAGCTACATCGAccagcgagaaaaatatttcctagacgtagtgtggtaacacggtttattgacgacctgtggcaagctgatttaatggatatgcaatctcattctaaaaaaaaatatggttttaaattcatattaattgttatagacacatatagcaaatatgtatttgtggaaccgctgaaaaataaatcaggtaaagaatgtacaaaaggaatgtttaatatattgaaaaaagctaaaccaaaatttttacagacagataatggtacagaattttacaatgtccaattccaagatttaatgaaaaaaaataaaattaaacattacagttcatacagtgttatcaaatgttcaatcGCGGAACGTGTGATTCGAactcctaaaaataatatatatagacattttactgCAACAGGCACATGGAATTGgtacaatacaatatcaaaaattacacataactataataacacaaaacacagaacaatcaaatgtacacctagtgaagctcgaatggatacaaacagaattaaatttaacacatatataatttctgaaacattgtataaaccaaaatttaaagttaacgataaagtacgaatatctaagtataaacatatatttactaaaggatatacaccaaattggacaacggaaatatttacagtttcaaaagttttacagacaaaTCCAGTTACTTATCAACTAAAGGATGAATCAGGCAGTGTAATTTTAGGTGGTTTTTATgaacaggaaattaaattaactgattttccaaacacctttctcattgaacgtattgtaaaaaaagttgggaataaaatgtttgttaaatggttaggttttgattcaagtcaaaattcgtggataacatcatcagatattttaaaataatgttttttttatgtataatatttatttatttatttatttattttttaataaaataaaatatcagtttttttattaagtcgaattaattatttcacatgATCTCCTGATCCTAATTAGtctgttttgaaaactatatatatatctacaatcgataaaaacaaaaagcgtCATCTAGTggtaaataaatcaatgaaaataataatactgctgtaTTTTGTTCCGCTAGATAACGCTTTTAAACTGAGTCATTAAgtcattaatttttagttttctgacttctaacgaatcttgaaaaattttttatataacagtaatgtgatgtttcatcattattgaacagaaaaagatcgaaatgtttttttctttcagtattacaaatatacaaaggaaaaatatgttttttatcatttaaactataaatattaattgatacatcgtttgtacattcaaattttttcatctgactgattggtgttggaaaatcaatacatttaaaatctaaaccactttttgtttctaacattttaaaatatttcttattcaaataagttttattcgatcgattatcaaacttagatagtattgaatatttaaaacatttagcatcgttattttttacatttataattgctcttttatcttttatatattcagGTAGATCTAGATACGTTCCTCATCTGAGAGGATTCACTGTATTAATTCTCAATTgtaatacatctataattttaagGGACCACCCAGATCCTTTCGCTAAAAACTGGTCTTgttcagataataatttattgaacattccatttagtaatttattgaaatcggATGAATTACATGCAAGTGTATTAGAAGTTTTGAAAGCTATGTCCCGAACTTCTTGAGTGAGTATTCTTTCGTATACGCTATccacatgtaaattaaattttatagatgattgtaaacatgattcttttaactttaaaattaatttatctctaacatagttaaaaaaaagcgtgtagtctataaaatttaaagtattcttaatcaaaaatgtttttgaacatttcttaAATCTCTCGATTTCAAATAAACCTTCATCAGAAGATGACATTCGCTCGTGTTTTGTaaccgtttttcttttcattatgaaactgaaaaaatagattaaataaaaaaaaacataggtaaaagcaatcataatattgtaaatttattataacatcaacttcttttttttaaatcttatgcaagcaattcagaatattgttttcaaaatataataaaagtattaattctaaattattacaaagaaaaaaagaattggttaatataataagaaattactcaGATTCTAATTCTCTTAACCGATTATTTAGTTCTGTTAACCGACACTGAATATCTGCTTTACATTCACTTGAATAGTTTTCGAAtctattatgttcatttatcaatttatttttaaaaaatgaatttttcttcatactatcattaatttttacaaatacttttcGAAATGCTTTCCGTTTCTCGATATAATAGCGTTTATTGTCACGCACCTGCTGTTCTGCTGCTAGAATTCTGCttttaattacgtttatttctgggttcatgattctgaaaattacatagaatttcaaaaactaactaattgatacgttttttaaatctaaaccacttttcctaacatttttattaaattagttttatttgaaaacatttatcataccAGCAGAtcttatatacacaataataattatatgataaaataataaataataacaaaaaaaaaaataatattttaattatttattgaaaaacagaatattattcgacattatctaatttactatataaattatttagacctttttgaatatttttctcgcataaataatttatatatgttaaatgtttaaattcgtttattaaattctgtttttcttCAATAAGTCTTTTTCTGGTTTCTTTCAGCACcgctttttgaatttttattttaatatttttaatattggaatagaacattttttcgtCAACATCTTGAGCATGATCATTTTCTTTTTGCTGTTCCAATATTTGAATGATTTGCTCGTGAATTAACGATTTGGCTTccatgttttttcttttttttttaaaaaaaaaatctggaaaaattatatagaatttgtaaactatctgccagataaaaaaaaataatgcatattaatgacaataatttatttccaacatatttctattttttatgttttttaacttttatattaaaaatttgtatgtattaatcaaaaaaagaaaattacattgaatacctatatacataaatataaacttataatattattactaattattcataacaaatttttaaaaaaaaattttaacctgaTCTAAATCTTTCGCGCTTAGATTCTGCTGTTGTAATAAAATCTAACCTTTTAACGAAACAGTGTTCTCGCTTACGAAAATTCGTAAcatataaatcactatattttttacatatatccattttttcttctcttaataaaactaattttgcgtttaaatcttttatataagaaaaatttgggttagagtttgttctacttaaataaataatgaatttcaggtttttaattttttttttgagatctttatattcatatctttctttaatcttattttcatcaatcatcttcgttaaggttacaatttgttctccataatattgaatttgttcattacaaaaatcatatgaatgccaaaaattcattatctgtaatttttgactaaatacattagtataaaatataaaatattatataaatctaattattaaagcgattatttataaaacaacgaatgtacgtaaatacgtatatataataataactaattatattattcaaagctaaataaaaaaactttaaaaattagacaatatagcatttatatcataaaaaataaaattttagttgctAGTGAAGCTACGTCACacgataatagaaaaaaacgtgataatttatatgttagttAATAGTAGATAGGGCGATTGTAACTATCGTAGAGTTCGTACGGTAACATTACGTTGTCACGAAAGCAACTACGTGTTTACTATCAACGTGCGACAGCAGCTTTCGAATAATCTTAAcgtaaaagcaataaaaaaaacattatagaaaaaataatttaaatttatatatgtgtataatatacgttttaggatatattttatacagtcattaaacattattgaatattttaatataataaaaaaaattttttatattaaaacattttacgtaagataatattacacgtgtaatacaacaatcacgttatctataacaaatatttataatcggctatagtattttaacattgataaaaacaagGTATCGTGCAACAACTACTAGATAACGGTATCTATAGTAATTATCATGAAAGAGATTGACTATTAAAGATTTTTgaggttaggtaataattatcaatattattgatgaatgatAAGCCCGATGTTCTATCTTATCTATGTAAATCTATGATAGTATGGTACATCAGTTATCTTCTATACTGTAGACGTGGTGtaattcattttagtattattactctatggtgtaattataacgtattattgttacttgatcataacttaacaaaaaaaagaaaacagcttatattatagtagtgactAAAAGTGAGAGTTGAGAAACCGTCTTTCAACTActtctattttaatgtttttattttaaataatctatgaaaaaaatctttaagtcTAAACACTCAAtacccatagtaatattataaaactgtattatcattacaacaataaattgttattattctattttattttttaaaaaaaagaagtatgatgttaaattaaataataacaataaaaaaaaaaagtacttacaTAGCTTGTAGAAATTGAGGTACTTTTTCTAAGTATGATGGCTGGTCTATTTGTTAGAGTTGTTTTGACAATCTTTTGACTGGCTATTGAAGATGTTTGGTAAACTGCTGGCTGGCTGTTGTTTTGGTGAAGAAGACTGTTCTGCTGCTGGCTGCTCTTGGAACTGCTGTTGCTTGAACTGATGACGATAAGCTAAGAAATTCTGGGTTTTATACCCGAAAATAACCCTCTCTTCTCTCATTAGAATTTTTTGTGAtggatttaaacatttcaacttattttacatcctgttttaatattataatggcattgacattaagtaaatgtgaaaacatttgACTTAGCAGGTTATATTAGCAGCAATttagattcatataatataattggtttttgagaatgaatgtatacattctaaacattgacatttagtAAATGTGATAACATTTGGCTGGACAGGTTATGTTagcaacaattaaaattcatataatgtaattggtttttgagaatgaatgtatacattctaatttattttaaatcctgtttgtaataatttaaattcatgtaatgTAATTTGCTGTTGTATATGAACATGTTTCAGCACCCATCTAAGGTAAGGTTATTGTAGAAATTTATTCAAGGAGGGTATTGACCATGGTAAAAGGTGAATGTCATAAACATTTGGCTGGGATAGGTTATGTTAGCGTCAATTTAAAGTCATGTAATGTGATTTTGCTGTTGTACCTGTATGTTCATGTTTTAGCAGGTTTCTATAATGTAAGGCTATGAccatttgtatacttaattattgaagTAGTGGTAAAAATCTGTGTATAAAAGACAGAGGGTATTCTCTAATATTCACCAGTCTTCAAGATTTCATCCCAGGACAAGAAGCTCAGTTCAACAGAAAtactaccaaaataaaatgtcgtacCGTACAATTGCTTCAACTGATTCAGAGGTTAGTAACtacttattaaatatcttataaccaTAGAAAATTGGAGgccggtcgtaacaccactcaacgctatggttataattcttaaaataatattaaatgactgattataacatagtatattggAAGTGCGTCGTAACATTACTCAACGCTTTGGGTATAATTCTTgggacatagaaaaaaatatataatggaaaaaacagtaaaaaataatatactatgttttatgtttcacagaatgaacattttagcgaatcaattgatataagaccgtctttttcaaaaacaaaacctgGATCAAAACGTTCTGCAGAAAAAACAAGTGTtaaaaaacctatgaaaaagaagcagaataaaatggtaataaaaataatattttttcctaatgatagcataaataatttatttttttttttatagaatgcatCATACAGAGATAATATCAGCGAACGCTTGAGATCAGAagattttgatgttgaagtatttaattCGCTAACATTCAGACAAGGAGATGGCGTTGTGACAATAAAGACGCCTTTTGAAGAAAAAGGAAAGGATCTTTGGGTGCTAAGTCATTATAAGGTTACTAACATCGAGAATGTACCAGTAAAGGACAggtaaatacattggtttaaatttaaaaactattgctgaatctgtttttttttttactgattttatttacttcttttgtttttaaataaaataatttgttgtaatagatGGAAGTTCAGTGAAGCTACTGTTAGATTGTACACGACCGACGAATCAAAAGATCAAACACTTCATACTGGTCTTAATGAGacaatgcaaattatatttgataaattactaacCGATCCAAAGCGTCAAACTATTAAAAGCAAGAcggttgtttgattattatacggaaaaatgagtttcatttaataaaacaaaatattattatacatgtatgtttttatttgttcaatactcaaaggtcttggaaaacataaacctataaactatatagtatgtctgagaaaaaaaatttctaattgaAACATTGCTATCAATTCTGtactatcaaaatttaatctacttatttactgaaaacataaaatttgaaactaaaacgcattaaaactattctttatgattaaaggtaacatgtaatttaagaaaaaaaagcaagtttattattgaataaaaaagtttttattttttaaataaataattattaaacatatttatatattttatattattagatcttgtaaaatcatatcggacaatgtgttaaaatgaaattgtaatatttcatataaaaacgaTGTGTCATCGttctgtaaatgattataataattaaaatcatagttttgaatatattggttgGTAAATTCGTTCCTTTGACAAGTGGATGGCAGACCACggacatcatttttaattaggtcatatgcagtgttgaaagtaatttgataatttgctaAACGTTTTTGCTTGTCTACCACatacaaatcaatcaaattctgTAATTGACGAAGCCGGTACAAATCTACGTGTGTCAAGGTAATATATTCCTCGTTTAGATGTAGGGTAATTGAACTCTGtttaacattaattgaatatgaaaaggaATCGGTAATCTTTACACGCCTCACCCTGGTatttaggttattaataattgaattgtaattagattcagacatcAGTGTGAACCATTCTTctaaacttaatgtaataattttctttgaaagtttacattctaataataaaataattgaaatctgcttattaattagtaatccaACTGTAATACTTTTCTTGTTAAAAGCTCGGATGTCGAATGTAGACTTACAGACAATTATTGGTGGACTcataatgaagttttttttttgctaaaaaagtacacaataaaaagtagGATATAACTGTTAGGAGTTAAACATTGGACTGTTAGTTTTTTCCTttgcagtcatattatatactaaaaactcggataaaaaaaaaatgcaaaaaatgtgaacgtaCAGTTAGCGAATTAGTGCATACTAGAGAGGGAATTTACATATACTTACTAACCTGATacctgaaaaacattttaaattattatatacgcactaaCCCGCTAGGCTATACGTCCACAAgatattaaatcgaataataaaacatttaagataaaacattcaatttttttttattttttttttttattcaatacagcaaatattataaacagtatattatataaaaaaaacatgatttaacaaaTGGTGTCGTACGAACCGGTTTCACAATTACATATAActtcggttttacaatatttacttaagactttttgaacaaactgattacctttcattaataatacatataaacattttggtgagaatcgggtatgttctataaaacaattatcatcgATTTCAAAACTATGTAGAATTACTCCACACCAATGACATTGAACTGCGTCATCGAGATTGATATAGTAAAATCCGCATTCTGAGAGCTTGTACTTATTCTGACCGGTATTTGGaggaaaacttttaaaagatcGTAACCTAGATACAAATGCAGAGAATTCTGGATACGCTGGCGTTGAATTGAATCGTATTTGATCGACCAATGACTGGACATCGTTTgcgcatttttgaaaattcatttttgaagaaattaaataacttatacaatttaataaaactttgagaaaataaagaaaaatgagaCACGACTTGAGTGAACGATGGATCATTAGtaactgaatatgaaaaaaataatcagcaatcagcttaaaattattgtaaataataaataatgtttttatcattattaaaaaaatcagtgtaaccaacatgagtaaaaatgaaatacagtacatttttttgaggtaaaatttactaacaatcagtgtgaaatgtgttacacggtaaatctgagtgctccaagggggacattcccccttgaaaaaaaatttttaccgtggaaaagctggctgtgaacatacaaatatatactactagcAACAGTGTTGCTTAGTGAACTAACCAGcacaattaaacaaattgtatcCATACAAATGTAAAGTAAGCAGATTAACaaacttaaattgttattagAATCTTGTATACACGTTAATATGTACTGtaaggtaggtacagtttttaaAGTTCGTATTTACCCTAGCAAAGAAGATACCTTATACAAAGGTAGTTTTTTGTTGGTATCTATCGTTTTTCGTTCGCAAAGGTtcatattgaattcaaattttacacatACTTAACAGCGACTTACTCAATGATGCGATACACTTGAAACCGAGTTTATGTCGATGGGTCGTATAAAATTGGTCGTCTGAAATTGGTCTTAATATATTTTCGTCACAAGACGTGAATGCTAGCTTAAG
This genomic window from Metopolophium dirhodum isolate CAU chromosome 1, ASM1992520v1, whole genome shotgun sequence contains:
- the LOC132935346 gene encoding uncharacterized protein LOC132935346, coding for MSYRTIASTDSENEHFSESIDIRPSFSKTKPGSKRSAEKTSVKKPMKKKQNKMNASYRDNISERLRSEDFDVEVFNSLTFRQGDGVVTIKTPFEEKGKDLWVLSHYKVTNIENVPVKDRWKFSEATVRLYTTDESKDQTLHTGLNETMQIIFDKLLTDPKRQTIKSKTVV